Proteins encoded by one window of Campylobacter concisus:
- the ybeY gene encoding rRNA maturation RNase YbeY — protein sequence MILCEESYPKILDEICEYLTQGEIELVFVDKEEMRELNKTERGIDKTTDVLSFPLELVIHAPLGSIVINKDMVKEKAAELNHSEEAETALLFTHGLLHILGFDHEKDDGEMREKECEVIKKFELPKSLIVRSEDVRLIDLINNKNLKE from the coding sequence ATGATACTTTGCGAAGAGAGCTATCCAAAAATTTTAGATGAAATTTGTGAATATTTGACACAAGGAGAAATCGAGCTAGTTTTTGTTGATAAAGAAGAGATGAGAGAACTAAATAAAACTGAGCGAGGCATTGATAAAACGACAGATGTTTTAAGCTTTCCGCTTGAGCTTGTCATTCACGCCCCACTTGGCTCAATCGTTATAAACAAAGATATGGTAAAAGAGAAAGCTGCAGAGCTAAATCATAGTGAAGAGGCCGAAACCGCGCTACTTTTTACACATGGATTGCTTCATATCTTGGGATTTGATCATGAAAAAGATGATGGCGAAATGAGAGAAAAAGAGTGCGAGGTTATCAAGAAATTTGAGCTACCTAAAAGTCTAATCGTAAGAAGCGAGGACGTTAGGCTAATTGATCTTATAAATAATAAAAACTTAAAAGAGTAG
- the queC gene encoding 7-cyano-7-deazaguanine synthase QueC, with the protein MYNSSKNKRQNMKKAVCIMSGGMDSTLCAVMAKRAGYDIVALHFDYGQRTMKREKRAFNEICERLGITKKMSLDVSFIAQIGGNSLTDESLQIRKDGVEKDVPNTYVPFRNGIFISVAAALAEKENAQAIYIGVVEEDSSGYPDCKESFIKSINEAINLGTSPSFSCEIITPLVNLSKADIVAKSLELGSPLELTWSCYDSEDEACGLCDSCRLRLNGFKKANATDKISYKNQNFPYELL; encoded by the coding sequence TTGTATAATTCTAGCAAAAATAAAAGGCAAAATATGAAAAAAGCAGTTTGTATAATGAGCGGCGGTATGGATAGTACGCTTTGTGCTGTAATGGCAAAAAGGGCTGGATATGATATCGTAGCGCTTCATTTTGACTATGGCCAAAGGACGATGAAACGTGAAAAACGTGCATTTAACGAAATTTGCGAAAGACTAGGCATTACAAAAAAGATGAGTTTGGATGTTAGTTTTATTGCCCAAATAGGCGGAAATTCTTTGACTGATGAAAGCTTGCAAATAAGAAAAGATGGAGTAGAAAAAGATGTACCAAATACTTACGTGCCTTTTCGAAATGGTATTTTTATCTCGGTCGCTGCCGCACTTGCTGAAAAAGAAAATGCACAAGCTATCTATATCGGTGTCGTAGAAGAAGATAGTTCAGGCTATCCTGACTGCAAAGAAAGCTTCATAAAAAGCATAAACGAGGCTATAAATTTAGGCACATCGCCTAGTTTTTCGTGCGAGATAATTACTCCACTTGTAAATTTAAGCAAGGCTGACATCGTAGCAAAATCTCTTGAGCTTGGCTCGCCGCTAGAGCTTACTTGGAGCTGCTACGATAGTGAGGACGAGGCATGCGGACTTTGCGATAGCTGCAGGCTAAGGCTAAATGGCTTTAAAAAGGCAAATGCCACTGATAAAATCTCATATAAAAATCAAAATTTTCCTTATGAGCTTCTATAA
- a CDS encoding ferrochelatase, translated as MTIENLTRLINAEALNAPTITSVSEFVFELKHVRRGFAYICLNANDSDIETAIKQGAYAIISEDNVPIIDKEIAFLKVSSLQTAMIKLMRFEATHKDLKFCAVNPFINDFLEKSKLGSNAHVMSKNITELFNQIFHAKVFDIFFGDDTRTLQRISPLFETIYTDTTMHEINPSSIFFTNTVFKQTYYQNLNIPRVFAGMFYGLLKFLDSNKISFKPYEGRIHGHFDPIFIDKNFLPTSFGNSFRAIITESDEDLFISQSIFLNKKFSPDEIKICLPEGSLLKVQNAIYFQNLSEIKKLKNFIYILILCQKEELLEELHKTSEENLLF; from the coding sequence ATGACAATAGAAAATTTAACTCGTCTAATAAATGCCGAGGCTCTAAATGCACCGACAATCACTAGCGTAAGCGAGTTTGTTTTCGAGCTAAAGCATGTAAGACGTGGCTTTGCCTATATTTGCTTAAACGCAAACGATAGCGACATAGAAACAGCGATTAAACAAGGCGCATACGCCATAATTAGCGAAGATAATGTGCCAATTATCGACAAAGAGATCGCCTTTTTAAAAGTTAGTAGCTTACAAACTGCCATGATAAAACTCATGAGATTTGAGGCTACTCACAAAGATTTAAAATTTTGCGCCGTAAATCCTTTTATAAATGACTTTTTAGAAAAATCAAAACTTGGCTCTAACGCACACGTCATGTCAAAAAATATCACTGAGCTTTTTAATCAAATTTTTCATGCAAAGGTCTTTGATATCTTTTTTGGCGATGATACAAGAACACTTCAGCGAATATCGCCTCTTTTTGAGACCATTTACACAGATACTACTATGCACGAGATAAATCCGAGCTCGATCTTTTTTACAAACACAGTCTTTAAACAAACATACTATCAAAACTTAAACATACCACGAGTTTTTGCTGGGATGTTTTATGGACTTTTAAAATTTCTTGATAGCAATAAAATTTCATTTAAGCCTTACGAAGGTAGGATTCACGGGCATTTTGATCCGATTTTTATAGACAAAAATTTTCTTCCTACTAGTTTTGGAAATAGCTTTAGAGCCATAATTACTGAAAGCGATGAAGATTTATTCATAAGCCAAAGTATATTTTTAAATAAAAAATTTAGCCCTGATGAGATAAAAATTTGCTTACCAGAAGGCTCGTTATTAAAAGTACAAAATGCAATCTACTTTCAAAATTTAAGTGAGATAAAAAAGCTTAAAAATTTTATCTATATATTGATTTTATGCCAAAAAGAGGAGCTTTTAGAAGAGCTTCACAAAACATCTGAAGAAAATCTACTCTTTTAA
- a CDS encoding lytic transglycosylase domain-containing protein, with amino-acid sequence MKAMLKIFLMFACSTLLLANTPEKSSYDTQVKILKELDIDASFMKTSHYAKMRQGIKQSQLETFTEALKNGYMYIPMVKEQIKKSGVPESFFYLAMIESGFSNHTVSNAKATGMWQFMEQTARLHGLKVGQYVDERKDPVESTIAATNYLKSLKNQFGKWYLAAMAYNCGDGALKRAIQKAGTDDLVTLLDAEKKYLPAETRNFVIKILRASYTAKDADFLMSKDSSLLNINGGLKLVKVKVPGGTNLAQIGDSIGLSTKKMKNNNPHLKFVFTPPTLKDYYVYIPENKKQLFAENFKPFNGKNNFYAYVVKKGETLLSISKKTGVSHRAIKDYNELSTNAVSYNQKLIIPFSAQNKSQNYIVQTGDTIASLSKKFNVSEKDLKDANSFASSNLNVGANIVIP; translated from the coding sequence ATGAAAGCAATGCTTAAAATATTTTTAATGTTTGCATGTAGTACCTTGCTACTGGCAAATACACCTGAAAAAAGCTCATACGATACTCAGGTAAAAATTTTAAAAGAGCTGGATATTGACGCTAGCTTTATGAAGACTTCTCACTATGCAAAGATGAGACAAGGTATCAAACAATCACAACTTGAAACATTTACAGAAGCTCTAAAAAATGGTTATATGTATATACCGATGGTAAAAGAGCAGATCAAAAAATCCGGCGTACCTGAGTCATTTTTTTATCTAGCTATGATAGAATCAGGCTTTTCAAATCACACAGTCTCAAACGCAAAAGCTACTGGCATGTGGCAGTTTATGGAGCAAACGGCTAGACTGCATGGTCTAAAGGTGGGACAGTATGTCGATGAGAGAAAAGATCCAGTAGAGTCTACTATTGCGGCTACAAATTATTTAAAGTCGCTTAAAAATCAATTTGGCAAGTGGTATCTAGCAGCTATGGCCTATAACTGCGGCGATGGAGCCTTAAAAAGAGCTATACAAAAAGCTGGCACAGATGATCTTGTAACACTTCTTGATGCTGAGAAAAAATACCTTCCAGCCGAAACTAGAAATTTTGTTATCAAAATTTTAAGAGCATCATATACTGCAAAAGACGCGGACTTCTTGATGTCTAAAGATTCATCTTTATTAAATATAAATGGAGGACTAAAGCTTGTAAAAGTAAAAGTACCTGGCGGTACAAATTTAGCTCAAATAGGCGATAGTATCGGTCTTAGTACAAAAAAGATGAAAAATAACAATCCGCACTTAAAATTTGTATTTACTCCACCAACTCTAAAAGATTATTATGTTTATATCCCTGAAAACAAAAAACAGCTTTTTGCAGAAAATTTCAAGCCATTTAATGGTAAAAATAATTTTTATGCCTACGTTGTAAAAAAGGGCGAAACATTACTTTCTATCTCTAAAAAAACAGGTGTTAGTCATAGAGCGATCAAAGACTACAATGAGCTTAGCACAAATGCCGTAAGCTATAATCAAAAACTAATTATTCCATTTTCCGCACAAAATAAATCTCAAAACTATATAGTACAAACTGGTGATACGATAGCTTCTTTATCTAAAAAATTTAATGTAAGCGAAAAAGATTTAAAAGATGCAAATTCTTTTGCTAGTTCAAATTTAAATGTTGGAGCAAATATTGTCATACCATAA
- the lptA gene encoding lipopolysaccharide transport periplasmic protein LptA: MGRRKSAILAVILGFTFLNAEQVEITSNDFFADENKQTSEFIGNVNIKKGSFDELKADKVVVYFDKKRQPIKYVATGNARAKIFIKDKHYDGKGNTLTYEPAKQIYTVSGNGYLHEVETDKNVYGEKIVVNQKDGTYSVNSDEKKPVKFIFQVEEKDK; the protein is encoded by the coding sequence ATGGGTAGAAGAAAATCAGCAATTTTAGCGGTGATATTGGGTTTTACATTTTTAAATGCAGAGCAAGTTGAAATCACGTCAAATGATTTTTTTGCAGATGAGAATAAGCAAACTAGTGAATTTATAGGTAATGTAAATATCAAAAAGGGCTCATTTGATGAGCTTAAGGCAGATAAAGTGGTCGTCTATTTTGACAAAAAACGCCAGCCTATAAAATATGTGGCCACTGGCAATGCTAGAGCAAAAATTTTTATAAAAGATAAGCACTACGACGGTAAAGGCAATACTCTTACATACGAGCCAGCAAAACAGATCTATACTGTTAGTGGAAATGGCTATTTGCATGAGGTAGAAACTGATAAAAATGTTTATGGTGAAAAGATCGTTGTCAATCAAAAAGATGGCACATATAGTGTAAATAGTGATGAAAAAAAGCCTGTTAAGTTTATCTTTCAGGTAGAGGAAAAAGATAAGTGA
- the mrdA gene encoding penicillin-binding protein 2: MRMRIVFSVIALFWIILLGRIYHLSINSNTYYNEIAEQNAIKTIYIPPVRGIIFDAHDKPMAVNRLGFSVSIRPHLSANKKLKILDDELAYIGSLFSDLNVTKLKNEYIKNDSAYNQDFINVVEFIDYDKFLPFFASLSLRENLEIRPASKRHYPYNDLASHIIGYVGRANQKDMDNDPLTKLTNYIGRSGVERFYNPILQGIQGFKKIKVNALNEEIEQISYQAPQSQNIKLAVDLELQQFVADVFGKDAGSVIVMSLKDGAIIAAGSFPEYDLNPFVLGISQPEWEELVKNVDHPFTNKLINGLYPPGSVVKMGMALAFLDNGMSKYDSFFCSGSYELGGRKFRCWNSHGHGNVNMNTAIRESCDDYFYKGSQKIGIDAIVPILERMGFGRKTEVDLPNEFVGTLPSREWKMRKYGKAWFQGETLITSIGQGNFLVTPMQVAKYTAGLATGLNVTPHFLKSIDGKDVDFTPTDDAFTPFEKSQLPAIRHAMYEVANHPRGTANRHFIGSLVKVAAKTGTAQVVGISQTEKKRMKEEDMAYLQRSHAWMTTYAPYEDPQYVITMVIEHGGHGGSAAGPKIAQIYNKLVEMGYINLEKIQSDQNKKQDNKKK, encoded by the coding sequence ATGAGGATGCGCATCGTCTTTAGTGTGATCGCTCTTTTTTGGATTATACTTTTGGGACGAATTTATCACCTAAGCATAAACTCAAATACTTACTACAACGAGATCGCGGAGCAAAACGCGATAAAGACTATTTATATTCCGCCAGTTAGGGGCATTATTTTTGACGCACATGATAAGCCAATGGCTGTTAATCGTCTTGGCTTTTCAGTATCCATTAGACCTCACTTAAGTGCTAATAAAAAGCTAAAAATTTTAGATGATGAGCTAGCTTACATTGGCTCACTATTTAGCGATCTAAATGTCACAAAGCTTAAAAATGAATACATAAAAAATGACTCAGCTTATAACCAAGATTTTATAAATGTGGTTGAATTTATTGATTATGATAAATTTTTGCCATTTTTTGCATCGCTTTCTTTGCGTGAAAATTTAGAGATAAGACCCGCTTCAAAACGCCACTATCCATATAACGATCTAGCTTCTCACATCATCGGCTATGTCGGCAGGGCAAATCAAAAAGATATGGATAATGATCCTTTGACAAAGCTTACAAATTACATTGGAAGAAGTGGTGTGGAGCGGTTTTATAATCCGATCTTACAAGGAATTCAGGGATTTAAAAAGATAAAGGTAAATGCCTTAAATGAAGAGATCGAACAGATAAGCTATCAAGCACCACAAAGTCAAAATATCAAGCTTGCAGTCGATCTCGAGCTTCAGCAGTTCGTGGCTGATGTCTTTGGTAAGGATGCAGGAAGCGTTATCGTTATGAGTTTAAAAGACGGCGCTATCATCGCTGCTGGTAGCTTTCCAGAGTATGATCTGAATCCATTTGTGCTTGGAATTTCTCAGCCTGAATGGGAAGAGCTTGTAAAAAACGTCGATCATCCTTTTACAAACAAGCTAATAAACGGCCTTTATCCGCCAGGATCTGTCGTAAAAATGGGTATGGCACTTGCGTTTTTGGATAATGGCATGAGTAAATACGATAGCTTTTTTTGTAGTGGCTCGTATGAGCTTGGAGGACGTAAATTTCGCTGCTGGAACTCTCACGGACATGGAAATGTTAATATGAATACGGCAATTAGAGAGAGCTGTGATGATTATTTTTATAAAGGTAGTCAAAAGATCGGCATAGATGCTATTGTACCGATACTTGAGCGTATGGGATTTGGTAGAAAAACAGAGGTTGATTTGCCAAATGAGTTTGTAGGAACTTTGCCAAGTAGAGAGTGGAAGATGAGGAAGTATGGTAAAGCGTGGTTTCAAGGCGAGACCCTTATCACTTCTATCGGACAGGGAAATTTCTTAGTCACGCCTATGCAAGTAGCAAAATATACAGCAGGCCTTGCAACCGGGCTAAACGTGACTCCACATTTTTTAAAGAGCATTGATGGCAAGGATGTTGATTTTACACCAACAGATGATGCTTTTACGCCGTTTGAAAAGTCACAGCTACCAGCCATTAGGCATGCAATGTATGAAGTGGCAAATCATCCAAGAGGCACGGCAAATAGGCATTTTATTGGAAGCCTAGTTAAAGTTGCTGCAAAGACCGGTACTGCTCAGGTCGTTGGAATTTCTCAAACCGAAAAGAAGCGTATGAAAGAAGAAGATATGGCGTATTTGCAAAGATCTCATGCGTGGATGACTACATATGCGCCTTATGAAGATCCGCAATATGTCATCACAATGGTTATCGAGCATGGTGGTCATGGCGGAAGCGCGGCTGGACCAAAAATCGCTCAAATTTATAATAAACTCGTTGAAATGGGATATATAAATTTAGAAAAAATCCAAAGTGATCAAAATAAAAAACAAGACAATAAGAAAAAATAA
- a CDS encoding septal ring lytic transglycosylase RlpA family protein, translating into MSYHKSLKFYIGLSFTLLVTGCSWSGAPFTPSGPTNVKGNNSASIQKATMRPYTINGKTYYPTVVSVGDRASGTASWYGPNFHGKTTSNGEIYNMYNMTAAHKTLPMNTILKVTNLRNQKSVIVRVNDRGPFVADRVLDLSKAAATKLDIIGTGTAPVSMEVIGFNEDINAIASINTQAKPTSTGIKVPNPVSPTAPTGGIIISSEQRVVGGDFMVQIGSFKNLEGANRYQREHQSIDGYKSVVRTFTIDGSTIYRVFLNGFRSEDEARDYARSGKFQGAFIVRG; encoded by the coding sequence TTGTCATACCATAAGAGCCTAAAATTTTATATAGGACTAAGTTTTACTCTTCTAGTTACTGGTTGCTCTTGGAGTGGGGCACCATTTACACCAAGTGGCCCAACTAATGTAAAGGGCAACAATTCAGCTTCTATTCAAAAAGCAACAATGAGGCCTTACACGATAAATGGCAAAACATACTACCCAACCGTTGTAAGTGTGGGCGATAGGGCAAGTGGCACAGCAAGCTGGTATGGTCCAAATTTTCATGGTAAAACAACCTCAAACGGCGAAATTTATAATATGTACAACATGACCGCAGCACACAAAACTTTGCCGATGAATACGATCCTTAAAGTAACAAATTTAAGAAATCAAAAAAGCGTCATTGTTCGTGTAAATGATCGTGGACCTTTTGTGGCTGATAGAGTTTTAGATCTTTCAAAGGCGGCTGCAACTAAACTTGATATTATCGGTACAGGCACAGCTCCAGTTAGTATGGAAGTCATAGGCTTTAATGAAGATATTAATGCTATTGCAAGCATTAACACTCAAGCAAAACCGACAAGCACTGGCATAAAAGTGCCAAATCCAGTCTCTCCGACAGCTCCAACTGGAGGCATTATTATTTCGTCAGAGCAACGAGTCGTAGGTGGAGATTTTATGGTGCAAATTGGCTCATTTAAAAACCTTGAGGGCGCAAACAGATATCAAAGAGAGCATCAAAGCATAGATGGTTATAAGTCGGTAGTTAGGACATTTACTATAGATGGCTCGACCATTTATAGGGTATTTTTAAATGGCTTTAGAAGTGAGGACGAGGCTAGGGATTATGCAAGAAGCGGTAAATTCCAAGGTGCATTTATAGTAAGAGGTTAG
- a CDS encoding TatD family hydrolase, whose product MIIDTHCHLDSKVYDPDLDKILGEARNLGLKGFIIPGADINDLPKAAKIAHENSDIFFATGVHPYDKESFDIEILRNFAKDEKCVAIGECGLDYFRLPKDENEKIKEKEDQKRIFLAQLDLAVELKKPVILHVREANEDSFNILKEYAPKLEAGVILHCYNASPLLLELCKFGNFYFGIGGVLTFKNAKNLVEILPKIPFDRIVIETDAPYLTPEPNRGKRNEPAFTTFVAKKIAEILNLEFEVICEKTSNNAKRLFKCFA is encoded by the coding sequence ATGATTATAGATACGCATTGCCATTTGGATAGTAAAGTTTATGATCCTGACCTTGATAAAATTTTAGGTGAAGCTAGAAATTTAGGGCTAAAAGGCTTTATTATCCCTGGAGCTGATATCAATGATTTACCAAAAGCGGCTAAAATAGCGCATGAAAATTCTGACATTTTCTTTGCCACTGGAGTTCATCCATATGATAAAGAGAGTTTTGATATTGAAATTTTAAGAAATTTTGCTAAAGATGAAAAGTGTGTGGCGATTGGTGAATGCGGTCTTGACTACTTTCGCTTACCAAAAGATGAAAATGAAAAGATAAAAGAAAAAGAGGATCAAAAACGTATTTTTTTAGCTCAACTTGATCTAGCTGTTGAGTTAAAAAAACCCGTTATTCTTCACGTTAGGGAGGCTAATGAGGACTCTTTTAATATCTTAAAAGAGTATGCACCAAAGCTTGAAGCTGGAGTGATTTTGCACTGTTATAATGCTTCGCCACTTCTTTTAGAGCTTTGTAAATTTGGGAATTTTTACTTTGGCATAGGCGGTGTTTTAACATTTAAAAATGCTAAAAATTTAGTTGAAATTTTGCCAAAAATCCCATTTGATAGGATAGTTATTGAAACTGACGCTCCTTATCTCACGCCAGAACCAAATCGTGGCAAGAGAAATGAGCCGGCGTTTACGACATTTGTTGCTAAAAAGATAGCTGAAATTTTAAACCTTGAGTTTGAAGTTATTTGTGAAAAAACTTCAAATAATGCCAAAAGGTTGTTTAAGTGCTTTGCTTAA
- the hisB gene encoding imidazoleglycerol-phosphate dehydratase HisB has protein sequence MLELTRNTKETQISMKLKIYGSGVAKIDTGIGFFDHMLEAFTKHSLLDLEISCKGDTHVDFHHSVEDVGIVLGQLLKEALYPLSGVERFGEASVVMDEAAVFCALDLSNRAYLVYENFNENAKVGEFDTELVEEFFRAVAINSGITLHLNQIRGKNTHHIIEATFKSFAVAFRRALAKNARIGTPSTKGVL, from the coding sequence ATTTTAGAACTAACTAGAAATACAAAAGAGACACAAATCTCAATGAAACTTAAAATTTATGGCTCTGGTGTTGCAAAGATAGATACTGGCATTGGTTTTTTTGACCATATGCTTGAAGCTTTTACAAAGCATTCTTTGCTTGATCTTGAAATTTCATGCAAGGGCGATACCCATGTTGATTTTCATCATAGCGTTGAGGATGTCGGCATAGTTTTGGGTCAGCTTTTAAAAGAGGCCCTGTATCCTTTAAGTGGCGTTGAGAGATTTGGTGAGGCAAGTGTTGTTATGGATGAGGCGGCTGTTTTTTGTGCGCTAGATCTTAGCAACAGAGCCTACCTTGTCTATGAAAATTTTAATGAAAATGCCAAAGTAGGGGAGTTTGACACTGAGCTTGTGGAGGAGTTTTTTAGGGCAGTTGCTATAAATTCTGGTATCACGCTTCATCTAAATCAAATTCGCGGTAAAAACACTCACCACATCATCGAAGCAACATTTAAATCATTTGCCGTCGCATTTCGTAGAGCGCTTGCTAAAAACGCAAGGATTGGCACACCAAGCACAAAAGGTGTTTTATGA
- a CDS encoding KdsC family phosphatase, which yields MIEIIFLDVDGCLTDGKIIYNANGEELKFFDVKDGYAIESWLKLGKKVAIITGRKSAIVERRAEDLKINHVYQGVGDKFEVASEILKFEGLSFKNAAAIGDDYNDYKILNAVAWSFKPKDAIKELDVKTKLKHKGGNGAVREMIELIIKSENLYDEWSKRWL from the coding sequence ATGATAGAGATTATATTTTTAGATGTTGATGGCTGCCTGACTGATGGCAAGATCATCTACAATGCAAATGGCGAAGAGCTTAAATTTTTTGATGTAAAAGATGGCTACGCGATAGAAAGCTGGCTAAAGCTTGGTAAAAAAGTAGCTATCATCACTGGCAGAAAGTCAGCCATTGTTGAGCGAAGAGCAGAGGATCTAAAGATAAATCACGTCTATCAAGGTGTTGGTGATAAATTTGAAGTGGCGAGTGAGATATTAAAATTTGAAGGGCTTAGCTTTAAAAATGCAGCAGCTATCGGCGATGATTACAATGACTATAAAATTTTGAATGCAGTTGCTTGGAGCTTTAAGCCAAAAGATGCGATAAAAGAGCTTGACGTAAAGACAAAGCTAAAGCATAAAGGTGGCAATGGCGCGGTTAGAGAGATGATCGAGCTTATTATAAAATCAGAAAATTTATATGACGAGTGGTCTAAGCGTTGGTTGTAA
- the yihA gene encoding ribosome biogenesis GTP-binding protein YihA/YsxC, whose product MIRPLSAKFITSSLSIKEAPSFVTSEVVFLGRSNVGKSSLINTLVNQKNLAKSSSTPGKTQLINFFEAEFCEQKDEQEEKDKFKLILVDLPGFGYAKVAKSKHDEWRKNLDEFLKFRSDIRLFVHLIDARHFDLDIDVNVDAYLKSFLRADQKILNLYTKSDKLNQSQKSAVMKFDPSGILVSTLNKSGIEKAREAIINNALGR is encoded by the coding sequence GTGATAAGGCCACTAAGTGCTAAATTTATCACATCAAGTCTAAGCATAAAAGAGGCTCCAAGCTTCGTAACAAGCGAAGTCGTCTTTTTAGGCAGATCAAATGTTGGTAAAAGCAGCCTCATAAATACACTTGTAAATCAAAAAAATCTAGCCAAAAGCTCATCGACTCCTGGTAAAACTCAGCTTATAAATTTCTTTGAGGCCGAGTTTTGTGAGCAAAAAGATGAACAGGAAGAAAAAGATAAATTTAAGCTCATTTTGGTTGATTTGCCAGGCTTTGGCTATGCAAAAGTGGCAAAGTCAAAGCATGATGAATGGCGTAAAAATTTAGATGAGTTTTTGAAATTTAGAAGCGACATTAGACTTTTTGTACATCTAATTGATGCTAGGCATTTTGATTTAGATATAGACGTAAATGTGGATGCTTATCTAAAAAGCTTTTTAAGGGCTGATCAGAAAATTTTAAATTTATATACAAAAAGTGATAAGCTAAATCAAAGCCAAAAGAGTGCGGTAATGAAATTTGACCCAAGTGGTATCTTGGTCTCAACTCTTAATAAAAGCGGTATCGAAAAGGCTAGAGAAGCTATCATAAATAACGCTCTTGGTAGATAA
- a CDS encoding LPS export ABC transporter periplasmic protein LptC, with translation MAIFSVVMIFLAAQDPYLANVLKIDTKISNMQINDVIDYEINSTKISGVYEADELNRYNDKDEFLSFKAKILRGNLKHFLSSDKAISQNDEIIFQKNANYENNDSLRFISDEVIYGTKTKIVRSEANFTLIRNNDKALGESGSYDLAKKQTQVKGLRAWVEENQQF, from the coding sequence GTGGCAATTTTTAGTGTCGTGATGATATTTTTGGCGGCCCAAGATCCATATCTTGCAAATGTTTTAAAGATTGATACAAAGATATCAAATATGCAGATAAATGACGTGATAGATTATGAGATAAATTCCACGAAAATAAGCGGAGTCTACGAGGCTGATGAGCTAAATAGATACAATGATAAAGATGAATTTTTGAGTTTTAAAGCAAAAATTTTAAGAGGAAATTTAAAACATTTTCTAAGCTCAGACAAAGCAATCTCACAAAATGACGAAATCATCTTTCAAAAGAATGCAAACTATGAAAACAACGATAGTTTGAGATTTATAAGTGACGAAGTGATATATGGAACAAAAACAAAAATAGTAAGATCTGAAGCAAATTTCACGCTCATAAGAAATAATGATAAGGCACTGGGTGAGAGTGGAAGCTATGATCTTGCTAAAAAACAAACGCAGGTAAAAGGGTTAAGGGCATGGGTAGAAGAAAATCAGCAATTTTAG